In one window of Leguminivora glycinivorella isolate SPB_JAAS2020 chromosome 10, LegGlyc_1.1, whole genome shotgun sequence DNA:
- the LOC125230712 gene encoding phosphopantothenoylcysteine decarboxylase encodes MDKNVYKVLVAATGSVAALKIPILVKTLLELNKNESRYQFEIRLIVTEHAKHFFSTSELPSGVVIFDDNSEWQAWKQRGDPVLHIELGKWADMMVIAPLDANTLAKMAQGICDNLLTCTTRAWDMSKPLLFCPAMNTRMWEHPITSKQVQVLTDWGHKEIHPISKTLICGDTGIGAMAEVPTIVEEIQKIACKSFSK; translated from the exons atggataaaaatgtttataaagtgCTGGTCGCCGCGACTGGAAGTGTCGCTGCATTAAAAATACCTATTCTAGTGaaaaccttattggaattaaacAAAAACGAGAGCCGCTATCAATTTGAG ATACGTCTAATAGTGACAGAACATGCGAAACACTTCTTTTCCACTAGTGAATTGCCTTCTGGAGTGGTGATATTTGACGACAACTCGGAATGGCAGGCTTGGAAGCAAAGGGGGGATCCGGTGCTGCACATAGAACTTGGCAAGTGGGCTGACATGATGGTTATAGCTCCTTTGGATGCTAATACATTAGCAAAAATGGCACAG GGCATTTGTGACAACCTGCTCACCTGCACAACTCGAGCATGGGACATGTCCAAGCCCCTCCTCTTCTGTCCAGCAATGAACACGCGTATGTGGGAGCACCCTATCACGTCCAAACAAGTCCAGGTGCTGACAGACTGGGGCCATAAAGAGATACACCCGATAAGCAAAACACTGATTTGTGGCGACACAGGGATAGGCGCTATGGCTGAGGTGCCAACTATTGTTGAAGAGATTCAAAAGATTGCATGTAAAAGTTTCTCTAaatga